In the Wyeomyia smithii strain HCP4-BCI-WySm-NY-G18 chromosome 2, ASM2978416v1, whole genome shotgun sequence genome, one interval contains:
- the LOC129723263 gene encoding juvenile hormone esterase-like — translation MWKMCRISLTFMALFSCEVQGVTNETLQSAKQPIGSDVSPWDNAKECSLPLVVCIADGCLRGTSMDGFLGEPFDAFIGIPYAKPPVGKLRFANPVPNDRWKAGTIYNATAEKPMCTQKNDLVPNAQVQGNEDCLYLNVYRPKGQNNTKAALPVMVYIHGGGFFSGGASPSILGPEYFMDTRRMILVTLQYRLGVFGFLSTGDAQAPGNFGLKDQVMALQWVRKNIAGFGGNPELVTIFGQSAGGASIQMHMISRMSEGLFARAIMMSGSAIAPWSFPTAKPLDLAIRQAEAVGVPCARNLSSKQIVDSLRDADANALSKSIDELKFWSIDPLTLYRPVVESASWSDQAFLVEDPRVSWRKGNYQQLPWMASFVPNEGAVRSIAITSNEQLLKELNANISYLLPMLLEKEPSEELMQILTKRFFNDTLEGPLITEKNAFRLMDLYTEAGFAYPIQSSVKEHVKFANVKRAPVSVYKFSFKGRYSYSLYYTFTQQDYGVVHCDDLIYLFRAPLLFQDFPPDSKEAQMSNNLVNFFIDFAINGVATELKPYRQCENDNEVHHSMVCDVLEFTNSVDAGKAFDVRVFNGQNEDLFAFWNKFY, via the exons ATGTGGAAAATGTGCAGAATATCGTTAACCTTTATGGCGCTGTTTAGCTGTGAAGTGCAGGGCGTTACAAATGAAACGCTTCAGAGTGCAAAGCAGCCGATAGGATCTGACGTTAGCCCGTGGGATAATGCCAAGGAGTGCTCCTTACCGCTAGTGGTTTGTATTGCGGACGGTTGTTTGCGTGGTACGAGTATGGATGGCTTTTTGGGTGAACCGTTCGATGCATTTATTGGAATCCCGTACGCTAAGCCACCGGTCGGGAAATTACGATTTGCG AATCCCGTACCGAACGATCGCTGGAAGGCAGGCACGATATATAATGCAACTGCGGAAAAACCGATGTGCACTCAGAAAAATGATCTCGTCCCGAACGCACAGGTCCAAGGAAATGAGGACTGTTTGTACCTAAATGTGTACCGACCGAAG GGTCAAAACAACACCAAGGCTGCTCTACCGGTGATGGTGTACATTCACGGCGGAGGATTCTTCTCGGGCGGTGCCAGTCCTTCGATTCTCGGTCCGGAGTACTTTATGGACACGCGGCGAATGATTTTGGTCACCCTACAGTATAGGCTTGGGGTGTTCGGTTTTCTGTCCACCGGAGACGCTCAGGCACCGGGTAACTTCGGACTGAAAGATCAGGTTATGGCATTGCAATGGGTGCGCAAGAATATTGCCGGCTTTGGGGGCAATCCGGAGCTGGTGACTATTTTCGGACAGAGCGCAGGCGGTGCTTCGATACAGATGCATATGATAAGCCGTATGAGCGAGGGACTTTTCGCGAGAGCTATCATGATGAGTGGCAGCGCGATTGCACCCTGGAGCTTTCCAACCGCGAAACCACTGGATCTAGCTATCCGACAAGCGGAAGCGGTCGGAGTGCCGTGTGCGCGGAATCTCTCATCCAAGCAGATTGTTGATTCGTTACGCGATGCAGATGCAAATGCGCTATCGAAAAGCATTGATGAGCTTAAG ttttggtCTATTGACCCCCTCACTCTGTACCGGCCGGTGGTGGAGTCCGCCAGCTGGTCGGACCAGGCTTTTCTAGTGGAGGATCCTCGAGTGTCGTGGCGGAAGGGCAATTATCAGCAATTGCCGTGGATGGCCAGTTTCGTACCGAATGAGGGCGCCGTTCGTTCAATCGCCATCACATCGAATGAGCAATTGCTCAAAGAACTAAACGCTAATATTAGCTATCTACTGCCGATGCTGCTAGAAAAAGAACCCTCCGAGGAGCTGATGCAAATACTGACGAAGCGCTTTTTCAACGATACTCTCGAGGGGCCTTTGATTACCGAAAAAAATGCCTTCCGTTTGATGGAT CTGTACACAGAGGCGGGATTTGCCTACCCAATTCAATCGTCCGTGAAGGAGCACGTAAAGTTCGCCAACGTCAAGCGGGCTCCGGTCAGTGTTTACAAGTTTAGCTTCAAGGGTCGCTACTCCTATTCGCTTTACTATACCTTCACGCAGCAGGACTACGGTGTGGTGCACTGCGACGATTTAATCTACCTCTTCCGGGCGCCGCTGCTATTCCAGGATTTTCCCCCCGATTCGAAGGAGGCACAGATGTCGAACAACTTAGTTaattttttcatcgatttcGCCATCAACGG AGTGGCAACTGAGCTGAAGCCTTACCGGCAGTGTGAGAACGACAACGAGGTGCATCATTCGATGGTATGTGATGTACTCGAGTTCACCAATTCGGTCGATGCTGGGAAGGCCTTCGATGTGCGTGTCTTCAACGGGCAGAACGAAGATTTGTTCGCGttttggaacaaattttacTGA